ACGAGCAGCATTTTGCCGGGCTGCAAGCGGCCTTTCTGCACAATCTTGGAATCGGGAATAGGTAAGACGCCCGCCTCCGAAGCCACCAGCACGCGCCCATCATTAGTAACCACGTAGCGCAGGGGCCGCAATCCATTGCGGTCGAGCATGGCCCCGATCATCTTGCCATCGGTAAAGAGCAAGGCCGCCGGACCGTCCCAGGGGCCCATAAATGTGGCGTGAAATTCGTAGAACGCCTTTTTCAGCGGGTCCATCTGGGTGTTGCCGTCCCAGGCTTCGGGCACGAGCATCATCATCACATGGGGCAAGGAGCGGCCCGAGTGCAGCAGAATCTCAGCAATGTTGTCGAGGCAAGCGGAGTCCGACTGATTGTTGTCGATTACGGGCAGCAGCATGTCCATTTCCTCGGCCGAGAAATAAGGAGAGACGTAGGAGCGAAGGCCGGCATAAAACCAGTTCAGATTGCCCCGCAGTGTGTTTATCTCGCCATTATGGGCCAGTAACCGGAACGGATGCGCCAGCTTCCAGGATGGAAACGTATTCGTGGAAAAGCGTGAATGCACCATCCCAAACCCCGACGTCACGCGCGAATCGGACAGGTCGGGGAAGTAATGGCGCACTTGATAGGTGGTCAGCTGGCCTTTGTACACAATAACACGGCAGGAAAGCGAGGCGAAGTAGAAATCATCTGCCGCTTCCGGCACCGCTTCTATAACCGTTTTCGTAATCAGCCGCCGCAGCACAAATAGCTTACGCTCAAAGTCTTCACTAGTGGTAATGCCGGTTGGCCGCGCCACAAACACTTGCTCCATGACGGGCTCCGCTGCTAAGGCCGTCTGCCCAATACCAGTTGGGTTCACCGGGACCGGCCGATACCCCAGCAGCTGGAAGCCCAGCTTTTCAGCAGCGGCATTAATAATAGAGCGGCAGGATTCGCGCTGGGGGGCATTTTTGGGCAAAAACACCATGCCCACCCCATAGCAGCCCGGCTCAGGCAACCGAATGTTGAGGGCCGTGCACTCTTCCAGAAAAAACCAGTGCGGCACTTGCAACAGCAAACCGGCTCCATCGCCCGAATCGGAGTCGCAGCCACAGGCGCCGCGATGCTCCATGTTTTCCAGCATGGTCAGCGCATCCGCAATCGTTTGGTGCGACTTATGGCCGGTGAGAGAAGTGATAAAACCGGTACCACATGCATCATGCTCAAATTCGGGGCGGTACAGGCCTTGCGGGTCAGTAGATTTCATCACCAGAAGTAGGGCGTTAGGGTTCTATCGTGCTGAGCATGGAGCAGCAGCACAGGGTTATAAGTGAGGCAGTACCAAAAAAGAAATAGGTACCGACTGAGGAAAAAACATCTTCAGTCGGTACCTATTCGGTTACCACAATCTGGTGTCGCTTACGCCAGGCGGCAGCGGCCGCAACTCGGTTAAGCCCAAGATGCACCAGCCAGCTTGCAGGCCAAAAGCGCCGCCCTGCAGCACGTAGCTGATCCAGCGGGCCGTGGAGCGGCCACTGTAGGTCTCGCTTTCTGGTTCGTATTCGCACAACTGCACGGCGTCGCCCACTTGATAATTGCGGTCGTTTTCGCGCACGTCAAACGTCTTGGCCCCCGACAATGTAGCTTCGAAGCAGGCGGGCCAGATTTTGAGCTCGTGGGTGCGGGTGTGCGACAGGGAAGTAGGTTGATCTAGGGTTGCTATATGGGTAATCATGCTGATGGTCATTAGAAGTTGATGTAGGGCCGGGCAGACAAGCACAGCCCATCACGCAGATGTGGGGTCGCAGACCTGCTAGCAGGTTGTCATTTTCAACAAATACAAGTGCCCACACCTGTCACCCGACGTATACCCCAGGCCTGGGTAAATGCCTGGAAGTCAAGGTTAAAAAATGGTTGCCTTTTAAATGGAAGGCTGAAAAAGAAAAATGATGGTACAGTTACCCAGCACCGTGGCAAAAGGCCGAGCCTTTCTGGTAAGCTGGTTCGCCTGCT
The window above is part of the Hymenobacter radiodurans genome. Proteins encoded here:
- a CDS encoding ASCH/PUA domain-containing protein, whose amino-acid sequence is MITHIATLDQPTSLSHTRTHELKIWPACFEATLSGAKTFDVRENDRNYQVGDAVQLCEYEPESETYSGRSTARWISYVLQGGAFGLQAGWCILGLTELRPLPPGVSDTRLW